Genomic window (Streptomyces yatensis):
GCTCGCCGGTGTGTCCGCGGGCGTCGTGGCGCTGCTGGACGACGGGGGCGGCGACGGGGGTACGGCGAAGGGCGGGGGTACGAGCCAGAGCGCCGACAAGGGGGGTGCGCGGAGCCCGAGTGCCCCCGCGAAGGCACCGCAGCGGCCCGTGAAGGACTCCGGCCCCACGGCCGACCCGTCGGCCCGGATCCCCGACGGCTATGAGCTGGTCAGCGACCCGCTCGGCTTCTCGCTCGCCGTGCCCGAGGGGTTCGCCCGCGAGTACAAGGCGCCCCGGGTCTACTACAACTCGCCCGGTATGGAGTTCCGGATCGGGATCCACGTCCAGGAGCAGAGCGCCGAGGGTCCGCTGGGGCTCAGCCGCGCGGCGGACGCCAAGGGCCCGCAGGACTATCCGGGGTACCGCAGCGGCCAGGTCATCGAGACGGAGCACAACGGCCGCCCCGCCGCCCTGTGGGCGTTCATCTGGAACGGCTCGGCCGACGACGGCGGCTCACGGCAGACATACGACCTGAGCTGGAACGAGAACGGGAAGATGTACGACCTGTGGCTGTCCGCCCCGGTTGGCGAGAAGTCCGTGGGTAAACAGCATTTCGACACCGCCGCCGCCACCTTCGCGCGCCCCGGCGCGGCGAACTGAACGGGGTCGCAACGGCTTTGTCACGAGCGTCCACGGCGGCTTCCCAGCGGTGGCGGAGGGTGCCGCACCCTGGGTAATGATGGGCGCATGACGAACGACGGGGGACGGGCGAACGAGCCCACCAGCTACAGCCTGCGGCCGCCGCACGCACCGGCCGCCCCGGTGCCGGCGCCCCAGCCGCCGCCCGAGGCGCCCGCGGCGTCCGAGGGTGCCCAGCAGCCGGAGGGGTGGGCCGGGGCGGCGGGGCCGGGGCGGGGCGCGTACGAGCCGACGCGGTTCGCCGATCCGCGCAGCGGCACCCAGCCGCCCGCCGGACAGCCATCCGCCGGAGAGCCATCCGCCGCAGAGCCGCCCGCCGGACGGCAACCCGCCCCCGGGGCCCAGGACTCGAACAGCGGGCGGCTCATCGGCGGCCGCTATCGGCTCGTCTCCCGCCTCGGCCACGGCGGTATGGGCACCGTCTGGCGGGCGCATGACCAGATCGTGGACCGCGATGTCGCGGTCAAGGAGCCGCGCGTCCCCGACGATCTCCCCGAGCGCGAGCGGCAGACCGTCTACCAGCGCATGGAGCGCGAGGCGCGCGCCGCGGCCCGGATCGACCATCCCTCCGTCGTCACCGTCCATGACGTGGTGGTCGAGGACGGCCGCCCCTGGATCGTGATGGAGCTGGTGCGCGGCCAGTCGCTGGGCGACCGGCTGATGGAGGGCACGCTGGATCCGCGCGAGGCGGCCCGGATCGGCCTGGCCGTGCTCGGCGCGCTGGCGGCGGCCCATGAGGCGGGCGTGCTGCACCGCGATGTGAAGCCGGACAATGTGCTGCTCGGCCGGAGCGAGCGGGTGGTGCTCACCGACTTCGGCATCGCGCAGATCGAGGGCGAGCAGCGGCTCACCGAGACGGGGGGCTTCGTCGGCTCGCCCGAGTTCATCGCGCCCGAGCGGGTGCTGGGCCAGCGGCCGGGGCCGGAGTCCGACCTGTGGTCGCTCGGTGTCGTGCTGTACGCGGCGGTCGAGGGCATGTCCCCGTTCCGCCGCTCCCACGCCCCCGCGACCCTCCAGGCCGTGCTCGGCTCCGAACCGCAGGTCCCCGCGCGGGCCACCGGGCCGCTCGCCACGCTGATCATGCAACTGCTGCGCAAGGACCCGGCGATGCGCCCGGCGGCGCCCGAGGTGCGGCAGGCCCTGGAAGCGGCGGCGCGGGAGCCGCAGTCGGTGCCCACCATGTTCGCGTCGGCCGGATTCGCGCCGGGCGGCGGGCAGTCCACCGGCGGCCGCTTCGTGCCGCCGATCCTGCACAGGAACCGTAAGGCGCAGCTCGGGTTGGGCGGTCTGGTGCTGGTGGTGGCCGCCGCCGTGGTGCTGGTGGTCATGAAGCCGTTCTCCCGCGAGGGGCTGCCGGCGGGCTGGACGGTCCGGGAGGAGCGCGATGTCGTGGGCGCGTCCCTGGCCGTGCCCGGCGAGTACCGGCGGGTCCAGGACGACAGCGACTCGGACAACCCGGTGGTCACCTACTACGACCCCAGCGGTGTCTTCACCGTGTCCCTGCGGCGCTCCACACCCGACGGCGAGAACGACCCCGCGAGCCTCGACGCGGCGGCCAACCAGATCGTCGCCTTCTACAAGGACGGCGGAGGGTCGACGGTCGAGGACGCCACGAGCGAGACGGCCAAGACCGAGCAGCAGGGGAAGGAGGCGCGGGACGTCACCACCTCGTATCTGCCGTACGGCACCAGCAGCAACAAGAACCCCATCCGCTACCAGAAGCGCGATCACCTCTACGTCAACAAGGCCAAGGTCGCGTGGGATCTGACGGTCTCCCTCCCCGCCGACGGCGACGCCCATGAGGAGGGCGCGAAGCTGTACGAGCGGATCGTGCGGAATCTGAAGATCGACAAGCTCTGAGGGAGTTGGGCGGGTCCGCCGGGGCCGCCGGACGAAAGTTGTTACCGCCGGGTACCCAAAGCCGCCGGGCGGGCCTACTCTCGCCCCCATGACGGACTCGCACATCACGCAGGGCGGCACCGGAAACCCGGTCGCCCCCGAAGGCACCCGTACCGCCGCCGACGTCGTCACTCCCGAGCTGATCACCCGGCTCACCCGGGGCGTCGGGGGCAGCGGTACCACCGTCAGCCACACCCCGTTCACCGGGGACGTCCTCGCCTCCGCCCTGCCCGAGTCCACCCCCGAGGACGTCGCCACCGCGTATGAGAACGCCCGCGCCGCCCAGCGCGCCTGGGCCGCCACCCCGGTCCGCCGGCGCGCCGCCGTCCTCCTGCGCTTCCACGATCTGCTGCTGCGCCGCCAGCCGGAGATCCTGGACCTGATCCAGCTGGAGACCGGCAAGACCCGGCTGCACGCCCAGGAGGAGGTCCAGGGCGTCACCATCGTGGCCCGTCATTACGGCCGTAAGGCGCCCGCCTATCTGCGCCCCAAGGGCCATCTGGGCGCGGTGCCCACCCTCACCAAGGTCACCGAACTGCGCCACCCGCGCGGCGTCGTGGGCCTCATAGCCCCCTGGAACTACCCCCTCCAGCTCTCCGTGGGCGATGCGATACCCGCCTTCGTGGCGGGCAACGCCGTGGTGATGAAGCCCGACACCGAGACCGCGCTGTCCGCCCTGTGGGCGCGCGAGCTGATGGTGGAGGCCGGACTCCCGGCCGGGGTGTGGCAGATCGTGATCGGGGACGGCCCGGTGGTCGGCCCCGCCGTGGTCGAGCACGCCGACTACGTGGCGTTCACCGGCTCCACCCGCACCGGCCGCGAGGTGGCCCAGGCCGCCGCCGCCCGCCTGGTGGGCTGCTCCCTCGAACTCGGCGGTAAGAACGCCATGCTGGTGCTGCGCGACGCCGACCTCGCCCGCGCGGTCGACGGCGCGGTGCGCGGCAGCTTCGCCTCCGCCGGGCAGCTGTGCATCTCCTTGGAGCGGCTGTACGTCCACGAGTCGATCGCGGACGCCTTCCTGGAGCGCTTCGTGGCCCGTACGAAGGCCATGCGGCTCGGCACCGCCCTCGCGTACGGGGCGGAGATGGGCTCGCTCGTCTCGGAGCGCCAACTGGAGACCGTCACCCGCCATGTGGACGAGGCCGTCTCCAAGGGCGCCACGGTGCTCGCCGGCGGCCGCGCCCGCCCGGACATCGGCCCGTACTTCTACGAGCCGACGATCCTGGACGGCGTGGAGTCCCCCATGGCCGTCTGTGCCGAGGAGACCTTCGGCCCGGTCGTCTCCGTCTACCGCTTCCGCGACGAGGGCGAGGCGATCGAGCGCGCCAACGCCACGTCCTACGGCCTGAACGCGAGCGTCTGGACCAAGGACGCCCGGCGCGGACGCGCGATCGCCACCCGCCTGCGCGCGGGCACGGTCAACCTCAACGAGAGCTACGCCGCCGCCTTCGGCAGCGTCGCCTCCCCCATGGGCGGCATGGGCGACTCCGGACTCGGCCGCCGCCACGGCTCCGAGGGCATCCTCCGGTTCACCGAGCCGCAGACCGTCGCCCAGCAGCGGCTGATGCCGCTCGGCCCGGCCTTCGGGATGACGGACGAGAAATACGCGGACTTCATGACCCGCAGCCTGCGCGCGCTCAAGGCACTGCGCCTGCGCTGACCAGCACAGTTCAAGGGAGGTACCCGTGTCAGGGGAGAAGTCTGCCCACAGCCGGGAGCGAGAGACCGGGCCCGATGAGGGTGAGTTCGACTACGACGTGATCGTGATCGGCTCGGGATTCGGCGGGTCGGTATCGGCCCTGCGCCTGACCGAGAAGGGCTATCGGGTCGGCGTCCTGGAGGCGGGCCGCCGCTTCACCCCCGAAACCCTGCCCAAGAGCTCCTGGGACCTCCGCAACTACCTCTGGGCCCCGGCCCTCGGCTGCTTCGGCATCCAGCGCATCCATGTGCTCGGCAAGGTCATGGTGCTGGCGGGCGCCGGGGTCGGGGGCGGCTCGCTCAACTACGCCAACACGCTCTACGTACCGCCCGAGCCGTTCTTCCGGGACCGCCAGTGGGGGCACATCACCGACTGGCAGGACGAGCTGCGCCCCTACTACGACCAGGCGCGGCGGATGCTCGGGGCGCGCCTCAACCACACCCTCACCCCCTCCGATGTCCACCTCAAGGCGGCCGCCGAGAAGATGGGCGTGGGGGACACCTTCCATATGGCGCCCGTGGGGGTCTTCTTCGGGGACGGCCACGACGCCGACGGCACCACGCGGGCCGAACCGGGCCGGGCCGTGCCAGACCCGTACTTCGGCGGCTCCGGTCCCACCCGTAAGGCGTGCACGGAGTGCGGTGAGTGCATGACCGGCTGCCGCCACGGCGCCAAGAACACCCTCAACGAGAACTATCTCCACCTGGCCGAGCGGGCCGGCGCCGTCGTCCACCCGATGACGACCGTCGTCGCCCTCCGCGACGATCCGCACGGCGGCTATACGGTCACCACCGTCCCCACCGACAACCGCCGTAAGGGCAAGCCGAAGGCGCTGCGCTCCCGGTACGTCGTCCTGGCCGCCGGTACGTACGGCACCCAGACGCTGCTGCACACGATGCGGGACAAGGGGCTGCTGCCGCGCCTCTCGGAGCGGCTGGGCATCCTCACCCGTACCAACTCCGAGGCCCTGGTGGGTGCGCAGACCACCGACCGCCGCTACCGCCGGGCCCGGGGCGGGGAGGA
Coding sequences:
- a CDS encoding succinic semialdehyde dehydrogenase, with translation MTDSHITQGGTGNPVAPEGTRTAADVVTPELITRLTRGVGGSGTTVSHTPFTGDVLASALPESTPEDVATAYENARAAQRAWAATPVRRRAAVLLRFHDLLLRRQPEILDLIQLETGKTRLHAQEEVQGVTIVARHYGRKAPAYLRPKGHLGAVPTLTKVTELRHPRGVVGLIAPWNYPLQLSVGDAIPAFVAGNAVVMKPDTETALSALWARELMVEAGLPAGVWQIVIGDGPVVGPAVVEHADYVAFTGSTRTGREVAQAAAARLVGCSLELGGKNAMLVLRDADLARAVDGAVRGSFASAGQLCISLERLYVHESIADAFLERFVARTKAMRLGTALAYGAEMGSLVSERQLETVTRHVDEAVSKGATVLAGGRARPDIGPYFYEPTILDGVESPMAVCAEETFGPVVSVYRFRDEGEAIERANATSYGLNASVWTKDARRGRAIATRLRAGTVNLNESYAAAFGSVASPMGGMGDSGLGRRHGSEGILRFTEPQTVAQQRLMPLGPAFGMTDEKYADFMTRSLRALKALRLR
- a CDS encoding serine/threonine-protein kinase; translated protein: MTNDGGRANEPTSYSLRPPHAPAAPVPAPQPPPEAPAASEGAQQPEGWAGAAGPGRGAYEPTRFADPRSGTQPPAGQPSAGEPSAAEPPAGRQPAPGAQDSNSGRLIGGRYRLVSRLGHGGMGTVWRAHDQIVDRDVAVKEPRVPDDLPERERQTVYQRMEREARAAARIDHPSVVTVHDVVVEDGRPWIVMELVRGQSLGDRLMEGTLDPREAARIGLAVLGALAAAHEAGVLHRDVKPDNVLLGRSERVVLTDFGIAQIEGEQRLTETGGFVGSPEFIAPERVLGQRPGPESDLWSLGVVLYAAVEGMSPFRRSHAPATLQAVLGSEPQVPARATGPLATLIMQLLRKDPAMRPAAPEVRQALEAAAREPQSVPTMFASAGFAPGGGQSTGGRFVPPILHRNRKAQLGLGGLVLVVAAAVVLVVMKPFSREGLPAGWTVREERDVVGASLAVPGEYRRVQDDSDSDNPVVTYYDPSGVFTVSLRRSTPDGENDPASLDAAANQIVAFYKDGGGSTVEDATSETAKTEQQGKEARDVTTSYLPYGTSSNKNPIRYQKRDHLYVNKAKVAWDLTVSLPADGDAHEEGAKLYERIVRNLKIDKL
- a CDS encoding GMC oxidoreductase codes for the protein MSGEKSAHSRERETGPDEGEFDYDVIVIGSGFGGSVSALRLTEKGYRVGVLEAGRRFTPETLPKSSWDLRNYLWAPALGCFGIQRIHVLGKVMVLAGAGVGGGSLNYANTLYVPPEPFFRDRQWGHITDWQDELRPYYDQARRMLGARLNHTLTPSDVHLKAAAEKMGVGDTFHMAPVGVFFGDGHDADGTTRAEPGRAVPDPYFGGSGPTRKACTECGECMTGCRHGAKNTLNENYLHLAERAGAVVHPMTTVVALRDDPHGGYTVTTVPTDNRRKGKPKALRSRYVVLAAGTYGTQTLLHTMRDKGLLPRLSERLGILTRTNSEALVGAQTTDRRYRRARGGEERADFTRGVAITSSIHPDENTHIEPVRYGKGSNAMGMLSILQIPHGGRLPRWLRFLGANLRHPSLAVRSLSNRRWSERTIIGLVMQTHDNSLTTYRKPKGPGKGLLTARQGHGEPNPDHIPEGAEAARHIADSINGFAGSNVGELMGTPLTAHFLGGCPIGASPEEGVIDPYHRLYGHPGIHVVDGAAVSANLGVNPSLTITAQAERAMSLWPNKGEPDPRPAPEAPYERLQPVPPGSPAVPADAFGALRLPLLPVPKVPPGPAA